Proteins from one Mercurialis annua linkage group LG7, ddMerAnnu1.2, whole genome shotgun sequence genomic window:
- the LOC126657075 gene encoding uncharacterized protein LOC126657075 — MAKYREKAKELLNDIERFGGEWEIFPIPREENAAADAIAKAAAAKSQRFMEMKMTEERSISSVDTEEEVLPIEEVDTWMQRLLAYLTEGILPEQTAEAAKVVRQSASYSVLEGVLYRASATHPWSRCLTKTEGLYVLQEIHEGICGAHEASAALVRKASL; from the coding sequence ATGGCGAAATATAGGGAGAAAGCGAAAGAACTCTTGAATGACATAGAGAGATTTGGTGGAGAATGGGAAATCTTCCCCATACCCAGAGAAGAGAACGCAGCCGCGGACGCAATCGCCAAGGCAGCAGCCGCAAAGAGCCAGCGTTTCATGGAGATGAAAATGACAGAGGAGCGTTCGATTTCTTCCGTAGATACGGAGGAGGAAGTGTTACCTATAGAAGAGGTAGACACCTGGATGCAGAGACTATTGGCATACCTAACAGAAGGCATTCTACCAGAGCAAACAGCTGAAGCCGCAAAAGTAGTTCGACAATCAGCATCATACTCAGTCCTAGAGGGAGTACTCTACAGGGCATCAGCTACGCACCCATGGTCTCGATGCCTGACCAAGACAGAGGGCCTATACGTTCTGCAGGAAATCCATGAGGGGATCTGCGGAGCCCATGAGGCGTCAGCAGCCCTGGTTAGGAAAGCATCTTTATAA
- the LOC126656238 gene encoding auxin-induced in root cultures protein 12-like, with translation MASARIIITLTLCAALLITPSYSATTCTSQKFTSDKKFTDCIDLPVLDSYLHYTYNATNSSLSIGYVSAPPKPDGWVAWAINPTATGMAGAQALLAYKSDKDAVVVKTYNIKSPGPITESKLSFEVWDLSGESNGDNLVIFGSVKVPEKAAEVNQVWQNGPAVTIGHPAGHEMSSDHMKSMGVLKLMGGGGSTPAPGGSTPAAPGGSTPAAPAPPRNGGASFVSNLSMASCLGVIILIASFIGF, from the coding sequence ATGGCTTCTGCTAGAATTATAATAACTCTCACGCTATGTGCAGCTTTGCTCATCACCCCATCATACTCTGCCACCACTTGTACATCACAGAAATTTACGAGCGATAAAAAATTCACAGATTGCATTGATCTTCCTGTATTGGATTCTTACTTGCATTACACGTATAATGCAACCAATTCATCACTTTCAATTGGTTATGTTTCTGCGCCTCCGAAGCCTGATGGTTGGGTTGCATGGGCTATTAATCCAACCGCGACGGGTATGGCCGGTGCACAGGCTCTACTTGCGTATAAATCCGATAAGGACGCGGTTGTGGTAAAaacttataatattaaatctccTGGACCTATTACGGAATCCAAGCTATCGTTCGAGGTTTGGGATCTGAGCGGTGAGTCCAATGGCGATAATTTGGTGATTTTCGGTTCTGTTAAGGTGCCAGAGAAGGCGGCCGAGGTTAATCAAGTATGGCAAAATGGCCCTGCTGTGACTATTGGACATCCTGCTGGCCATGAAATGAGTTCGGATCACATGAAATCCATGGGAGTTTTGAAGTTGATGGGTGGTGGTGGATCAACACCAGCTCCTGGTGGTTCTACTCCGGCAGCTCCCGGTGGTTCCACTCCGGCAGCGCCCGCTCCTCCTCGCAATGGCGGAGCTTCATTTGTCAGCAACTTGAGCATGGCATCTTGCTTGGGGGTTATTATTCTGATTGCTAGTTTTATTGGATTTTGA
- the LOC126656389 gene encoding alkane hydroxylase MAH1-like — protein MHYATMALISLSEIFLAVIIFVILRSLSSTKGQPINWPILGMLPDTISNIHQAHDRITQVLEQNGLTFSYKGPWFSSVKFLGTVEPLNIHYILSSNFTNFPKGPEFSKIFSIMGDGIFNSNDDSWKNQRKLAQALIHHPRFHHFSMKTCQNMMEKGLAPVLEHVADRGSIVDLQDLFQRFTFDITCVLVTGYNPKCLSIDFPDVEFSKAIHDAEEAMFYRHFFPEFSWKLQRWLRFGPEWRMQKAWEVLDDVATQCISRKREQLKKQLDPEDGEGVDLLTSYMSNNAEINSAKLDDKFLRDVIINFLIAGRDTTSSALTWFFWLVFKNPQVVSKIREEINAKIPENCSIFEPKELNGLVYLHGALCESLRLYPPVPFQHKAPIREDVLPSGHKVKPNTKIMFSLYSMGRMRSIWGEDCLEFKPERWISEGGKIKHEPSYKFLAFNAGPRTCLGKEIAFSQMKAVAASIINSYNIDLVEGHHVSPASNSIILHMKQGLKVRVTRKPI, from the coding sequence ATGCATTATGCAACAATGGCCTTAATAAGCCTTTCAGAAATctttctagcagttataatctTTGTCATTCTTCGTTCTCTCTCGAGTACCAAGGGCCAACCCATAAATTGGCCGATCCTCGGAATGCTGCCGGATACAATCTCAAACATCCACCAAGCTCATGATAGGATCACACAAGTTCTAGAGCAAAATGGTCTCACATTTTCGTACAAAGGTCCTTGGTTTTCCAGTGTTAAGTTTTTAGGCACAGTGGAACCATTAAACATCCACTATATATTGAGCTCCAATTTCACAAATTTTCCGAAAGGGCCTGAATTCTCCAAGATATTCAGCATCATGGGCGATGGAATCTTCAATTCGAATGATGATTCATGGAAGAACCAAAGGAAACTTGCTCAAGCATTGATTCATCACCCGCGATTTCACCACTTCTCAATGAAAACATGTCAAAATATGATGGAGAAAGGGCTTGCTCCAGTTCTTGAGCACGTCGCTGATCGAGGATCTATCGTCGACTTACAAGATTTGTTTCAAAGGtttacatttgatattacatGCGTATTGGTGACAGGCTATAATCCGAAATGCCTATCCATCGACTTTCCAGATGTAGAGTTCTCCAAGGCCATACACGATGCTGAAGAAGCAATGTTTTATCGGCACTTCTTCCCTGAATTTTCGTGGAAGTTACAAAGGTGGCTGCGGTTTGGTCCAGAATGGAGAATGCAAAAAGCTTGGGAAGTTCTTGACGACGTAGCAACCCAATGCATATCAAGAAAACGAGAACAACTAAAGAAACAGCTTGATCCCGAAGATGGAGAAGGCGTTGATTTGCTAACATCATACATGAGCAACAATGCCGAAATTAACAGCGCAAAATTAGACGATAAGTTCCTAAGAGATGTCATTATAAATTTCTTGATAGCTGGAAGAGACACGACTAGTTCTGCACTAACATGGTTTTTCTGGCTTGTTTTCAAGAATCCACAAGTAGTATCCAAGATAAGAGAAGAAATCAACGCAAAAATACCCGAAAACTGTTCCATATTCGAACCGAAAGAGCTAAACGGTCTAGTTTATCTTCATGGAGCTTTATGTGAATCATTAAGGCTATACCCACCAGTTCCATTCCAGCACAAAGCTCCTATTCGAGAAGATGTTCTTCCGAGTGGGCATAAAGTCAAACCGAATACTAAAATTATGTTTTCGTTATATTCAATGGGGAGAATGAGATCAATTTGGGGAGAAGATTGTTTAGAATTCAAGCCAGAGAGATGGATTAGTGAAGGAGGGAAGATAAAACACGAACCATCATACAAATTCTTAGCATTTAATGCAGGACCAAGGACTTGTTTAGGAAAAGAAATCGCATTCTCTCAAATGAAGGCAGTTGCAGCTTCCATCATCAACTCTTACAATATTGATTTAGTGGAAGGACATCATGTGTCCCCAGCAAGTAACTCCATCATTCTTCACATGAAGCAGGGCTTAAAAGTTAGGGTTACCAGGAAAccgatttga
- the LOC126657073 gene encoding auxin-induced in root cultures protein 12-like, translating to MALINFKTLYIALILSSALLISPSVSLTCNKQKFKSNKLFANCTDLPVLNSFLHFTYNNANSSLSIAFVAPPAKLDGWVAWAINPTSTGMIGSQALLSFKSNDGLLIVKTFNISSHDPPQESKLSFDVWDIGAESYEGNIVIFATVKVPKNAERLNQVWQVGSAVSDSGVPEQHEMADANMNSKGVLELVAAASTPGPSQDKSGSISTVRKWNSDFIVPFFALITGFVAF from the coding sequence ATGGCGTTGATTAACTTCAAAACTCTATACATTGCCCTTATATTATCTTCAGCTCTGCTAATCTCTCCATCAGTTTCATTAACTTGTAATaagcaaaaatttaaaagcaacAAACTCTTTGCAAACTGCACTGATCTTCCTGTCCTCAATTCCTTCCTGCATTTCACTTACAACAATGCCAACTCATCGCTTTCTATCGCCTTCGTCGCCCCTCCTGCCAAACTCGACGGATGGGTGGCGTGGGCAATCAACCCGACATCAACGGGCATGATAGGTTCGCAGgctttattatcatttaaatcGAATGACGGTTTACTGATTGTCAAGACTTTCAACATAAGTAGCCACGATCCGCCTCAGGAATCCAAGCTCTCGTTCGATGTTTGGGATATAGGCGCGGAGTCTTACGAAGGAAACATAGTGATATTCGCGACGGTAAAAGTGCCTAAAAATGCGGAAAGGTTGAACCAGGTTTGGCAGGTTGGGTCAGCTGTGAGTGATAGTGGTGTTCCTGAGCAGCATGAAATGGCTGATGCTAATATGAACTCTAAAGGCGTGTTGGAGCTTGTTGCTGCTGCTTCTACTCCTGGACCATCTCAGGACAAGTCAGGATCTATTTCTACTGTTCGGAAGTGGAATTCGGATTTCATCGTACCATTTTTTGCTTTGATTACTGGTTTTGTTGCATTCTGA